In a genomic window of Deinococcus ruber:
- a CDS encoding DUF4032 domain-containing protein: MDNNNDTHSAVGTVRLRDQARSEVERARLTADVHDLLNVLRRQPNELLPFEWMRHLHPNAEYQRGTQAIPTASIVGSVDRYREFDRYYLPKEQHLDERWIGVRSAQLQGKELPPIQVYKVGELYFVKDGNHRVSVARRQGQAYIDAQVIELNVTVPPEQGDTLKDLIIKGEYADFLQATHLDTLMPDHHEMLFTTPGRYDRLIEHIRTRKYYLDKKHNRDTPWDEAVCSWYIRLYSRIVEQIRTHDVLRRFPGRTEADLYLWIMDHRYFLTQRYGFDVGSEVAALDFSKHHAPPVLTRLSQQVKLLVNGGKVAEEYVVDALPTQQAAPESA, encoded by the coding sequence ATGGACAACAACAATGACACACACAGCGCAGTGGGCACCGTTCGCCTGCGCGATCAGGCACGTTCAGAAGTAGAGCGGGCGCGGCTGACTGCCGACGTTCACGATCTGCTGAACGTCCTGCGTCGCCAGCCGAACGAACTGCTGCCGTTTGAATGGATGCGCCATCTTCACCCAAACGCCGAGTATCAGCGCGGCACCCAGGCCATTCCCACGGCGTCAATCGTGGGATCGGTCGACCGTTACCGCGAGTTCGACCGCTACTACCTGCCCAAAGAGCAGCACCTCGACGAGCGCTGGATCGGCGTTCGCAGCGCTCAGCTTCAGGGCAAGGAACTGCCGCCCATTCAGGTGTACAAGGTGGGCGAACTGTACTTCGTCAAGGACGGCAACCACCGCGTTTCGGTGGCGCGTCGGCAGGGGCAGGCCTACATCGACGCGCAGGTGATCGAACTGAACGTGACGGTGCCGCCAGAGCAGGGCGACACGCTCAAAGACCTGATCATCAAGGGCGAATACGCCGACTTCTTGCAGGCGACCCACCTCGACACGCTGATGCCCGACCACCACGAGATGCTGTTCACCACGCCGGGGCGCTACGACCGCCTGATCGAACACATCCGCACGCGCAAGTATTACCTCGACAAGAAACACAACCGCGATACCCCCTGGGACGAGGCGGTATGCAGCTGGTACATCCGCCTGTACAGCCGCATCGTGGAGCAGATTCGCACCCACGACGTGCTCAGGCGCTTTCCTGGCCGCACCGAGGCCGACCTGTACCTGTGGATCATGGATCACCGCTACTTCCTGACGCAGCGCTACGGGTTCGATGTGGGCAGCGAAGTGGCAGCCCTGGATTTCAGCAAGCACCACGCCCCCCCGGTGCTGACCCGCCTGAGTCAGCAGGTCAAACTGCTGGTCAACGGTGGCAAGGTGGCCGAAGAGTACGTGGTAGACGCCTTGCCCACCCAGCAAGCCGCCCCAGAATCTGCCTGA
- a CDS encoding ABC transporter substrate-binding protein, translated as MKRSAALLTCTLLAFSGASAAPLQISFWHSMEGVKDLVAQYARDFNASQNQYEVSVTSVGNYREAPAKLQAAIKAGNPPTMFQAEFTYFSKLVGDGQLVNLDKYEAALPATLVNDFYPAVWKAGEVNKVRYGLPWNVSTPVLFYNAGVFRGAKLNPPKTWTELEATADKLGNGRRPLLVIADAWTFEGLVASRGGNVVLNGKPNFTSPEAVAALDQLARMVKGGNAQFRTLDDAIGAAFDFTRGQNLMVVASVANWTDFQKLPFVDLGAAPFPCEKICAVPLGGANIVLPKGSTTSEQAGAMAFWKFLMEPGRLNDWVKATAYVTPRRSVQPGLADYYAKNPYRKAAYSQLDDAVPRPTAPDYYIWQKYLEDAIQKATTGKMSAQAALQEAQAKANQ; from the coding sequence GTGAAGCGTTCTGCTGCCCTCCTGACCTGTACCCTCCTCGCCTTCTCCGGCGCATCTGCCGCCCCCCTTCAGATTTCCTTCTGGCACAGCATGGAGGGCGTTAAAGACCTGGTGGCCCAGTACGCCCGCGACTTCAACGCCTCGCAGAACCAGTACGAGGTGAGCGTGACCTCGGTGGGCAACTACCGCGAAGCGCCCGCCAAATTGCAGGCGGCCATCAAGGCTGGCAACCCGCCGACCATGTTTCAGGCCGAGTTCACGTATTTCAGCAAGCTGGTGGGCGACGGGCAACTGGTCAACCTCGACAAATACGAGGCCGCGCTGCCCGCCACTCTGGTCAACGACTTCTATCCGGCGGTGTGGAAAGCGGGCGAGGTCAACAAGGTGCGCTATGGCCTGCCCTGGAACGTGAGCACGCCCGTGCTGTTCTATAACGCGGGCGTCTTCCGAGGCGCAAAGCTGAACCCGCCGAAGACCTGGACCGAACTGGAAGCCACCGCCGACAAGCTGGGCAATGGGCGCAGGCCGCTGCTGGTCATTGCTGACGCCTGGACGTTTGAAGGGCTGGTGGCGTCGCGTGGCGGAAACGTGGTGCTGAACGGCAAGCCGAACTTCACCTCGCCGGAAGCGGTGGCGGCGCTCGATCAGCTCGCCCGCATGGTGAAGGGCGGCAACGCTCAGTTCCGCACCCTCGACGACGCCATCGGCGCGGCCTTCGACTTTACACGCGGGCAGAACCTGATGGTGGTGGCGAGTGTCGCCAACTGGACGGACTTCCAGAAGCTGCCGTTCGTAGACCTGGGAGCTGCGCCGTTTCCCTGCGAAAAGATCTGCGCTGTGCCGCTGGGAGGCGCAAACATCGTATTGCCCAAGGGTTCGACCACCAGCGAGCAGGCGGGCGCGATGGCTTTCTGGAAGTTCCTGATGGAGCCGGGTCGCCTGAACGACTGGGTAAAGGCCACCGCCTACGTGACCCCGCGCCGCAGCGTGCAGCCGGGGCTGGCCGACTACTACGCCAAGAATCCGTATCGCAAGGCCGCATATTCGCAGCTCGACGACGCCGTACCGCGCCCCACCGCGCCCGACTACTACATCTGGCAGAAGTACCTCGAAGACGCCATCCAGAAGGCCACCACCGGCAAGATGAGCGCCCAGGCCGCCCTGCAGGAAGCGCAGGCGAAAGCGAACCAGTAA
- a CDS encoding GreA/GreB family elongation factor, whose product MAEKMKMTRKGYDQLKLRLDYLRTTRRDEISDNMGTALADGDLRESAAYDEARMQQSENEAQILNLEYQLENALIVEEGTQDGVGLGARIRVQDASGKQHTFEIVGTYEADSLKGKISDQSPIGQALAGQKEGATVMVQMPRGKQEFKILEVKYE is encoded by the coding sequence ATGGCCGAAAAAATGAAGATGACCCGCAAGGGCTACGATCAACTGAAACTCCGACTCGACTACCTCAGAACGACCCGGCGCGACGAGATCAGCGACAACATGGGAACGGCGCTGGCAGACGGCGATCTGCGAGAAAGCGCCGCCTACGACGAAGCCCGCATGCAGCAGTCTGAGAACGAGGCTCAGATCCTGAATCTGGAATATCAGCTCGAAAACGCGCTCATCGTCGAAGAGGGCACGCAGGACGGCGTGGGCCTGGGAGCCAGAATCCGGGTGCAGGACGCCAGCGGAAAGCAGCACACCTTCGAGATCGTCGGCACCTACGAGGCCGACAGCCTGAAGGGAAAGATCAGCGATCAGAGTCCTATCGGGCAGGCGCTCGCCGGGCAGAAGGAAGGCGCGACCGTGATGGTGCAGATGCCGCGCGGTAAGCAGGAGTTCAAGATTCTGGAAGTGAAGTACGAGTAA
- a CDS encoding phage holin family protein codes for MRNFLIKLALNAVALWLTTLVYSQGVYFERSGHTWDVLVAALVLGIVNALIRPVLLLFSLPINVLTLGLFTLVVNGVVLSIVAWATSLDVRNFGAAIIGALILSVISWILDTVLHTLDGKQDA; via the coding sequence ATGCGTAATTTCCTCATCAAGCTGGCGCTGAATGCTGTGGCCCTGTGGCTGACGACCCTGGTGTACAGCCAGGGCGTGTATTTCGAGCGCAGCGGGCACACCTGGGACGTGCTGGTGGCGGCCCTGGTGCTGGGCATCGTCAACGCGCTGATCCGGCCCGTGTTGCTACTGTTCTCGCTGCCGATCAATGTCCTGACGCTGGGACTGTTCACGCTGGTGGTCAACGGCGTGGTGCTGAGTATCGTAGCCTGGGCCACCAGTCTCGACGTGCGGAATTTCGGGGCAGCCATCATCGGGGCGCTGATTCTAAGCGTCATCAGCTGGATACTCGACACTGTGCTGCACACGCTCGACGGGAAGCAAGACGCATGA
- a CDS encoding type IV pilus twitching motility protein PilT: protein MTEPRRPTLPGLASPITAKTTASSPATRMPAQESAGQGGRGSAAALSRPSSSSGGNPSNSGSNIEELLAQMVSHRASDIHLQAGSPPMGRVDGLLVPFGNAALMPPDTQAMAQALLTQEQWEDFEYRSELDTAYSLSTVARFRCNVFRQRGAVGIVMRVVTDAIPSFEALGLPSTTMQSFVGASRGLILVTGPTGSGKSTTLASLVDHINRTQAFNIITIEDPIEILHKNKKSLVVQREVGSDTRDFRTALKYAMRQDPDVIMIGEMRDKETVEAAITAAQTGHLVLSTLHTQDAVRTVNRVIDFFPPHERDQIRIMLADSLVGIISQRLLRRADGVGRVLGTELLVNTALIQDYIRDEEKTTLIKDAMMEDNLRGMHTFDQHLVELYRHSLITMDEAMEAASSPHELRMMVTRQGMNF from the coding sequence ATGACCGAGCCGCGCCGTCCGACCCTGCCGGGCCTGGCTTCGCCTATCACGGCGAAGACCACTGCCAGCAGCCCGGCAACCCGGATGCCCGCCCAGGAAAGCGCGGGGCAGGGCGGGCGGGGCAGCGCTGCGGCGCTCAGTCGGCCCAGCAGTAGCTCCGGCGGCAACCCCAGCAACTCCGGCAGCAACATAGAGGAACTGCTGGCTCAGATGGTGTCGCACCGCGCCTCCGATATTCATTTGCAGGCGGGCAGCCCCCCGATGGGCCGGGTAGACGGTCTGCTGGTGCCGTTCGGCAACGCGGCGCTGATGCCGCCCGATACACAGGCGATGGCGCAGGCGCTGCTGACCCAGGAACAGTGGGAAGATTTCGAGTACCGCAGCGAACTGGACACCGCCTATTCGCTGTCAACTGTGGCGAGATTCCGATGCAACGTCTTCCGGCAGCGCGGCGCAGTCGGCATCGTGATGCGGGTCGTGACCGACGCCATTCCCAGTTTCGAGGCTCTGGGCCTGCCGAGCACCACCATGCAGAGCTTCGTGGGCGCGTCGCGAGGCCTGATTCTGGTAACTGGCCCCACCGGCAGCGGCAAGTCCACCACGCTGGCGTCGCTGGTCGATCACATCAACCGCACGCAGGCGTTCAACATCATCACAATTGAGGACCCTATCGAGATTCTGCACAAGAACAAGAAGAGTCTGGTGGTGCAGCGCGAGGTGGGCAGCGATACCCGCGACTTCCGCACGGCCCTGAAATATGCGATGCGGCAGGATCCCGACGTGATCATGATCGGGGAGATGCGCGACAAGGAAACGGTCGAGGCGGCCATCACGGCGGCGCAGACCGGACATCTGGTGCTGAGCACGCTGCATACCCAGGACGCCGTGAGAACGGTCAACCGCGTGATCGACTTCTTTCCGCCGCACGAGCGCGACCAGATTCGCATTATGCTGGCCGATTCGCTGGTGGGCATCATCAGTCAGCGGCTGCTGCGCCGTGCCGACGGGGTGGGCCGGGTGCTGGGTACCGAACTGCTGGTCAATACCGCTCTGATTCAGGATTACATCCGCGACGAGGAAAAAACCACCCTGATCAAAGACGCCATGATGGAAGACAATCTGCGCGGCATGCATACCTTTGATCAGCATCTGGTCGAGCTGTATCGCCACTCGCTGATTACCATGGACGAGGCGATGGAGGCGGCCAGCAGCCCCCACGAACTGCGGATGATGGTGACGCGCCAGGGAATGAATTTCTGA
- a CDS encoding sulfite oxidase-like oxidoreductase translates to MLGRFFKKPENDQGGRVPPGQTLTTRFPVLTYGPVPRYAKTDITVRVFGLAEEQTFSWIDLQKMPQTTLTYDIHCVTHWSKFDTTWTGISVPELMKHIQLKPGATHVMIHSVGGYTTNLSLTDFVRDQNLLAHEFGASPDQLAPLETEHGGPMRLVVPHLYFWKSAKWINGLEFISQDEAGFWEKNGYHMRGDPFKEERYSD, encoded by the coding sequence ATGCTCGGACGATTTTTCAAGAAGCCCGAAAACGACCAGGGAGGCCGCGTGCCACCCGGTCAGACCCTCACCACGCGCTTTCCGGTGCTGACGTATGGCCCGGTGCCGCGCTACGCCAAGACCGATATCACGGTGCGGGTCTTCGGTCTGGCAGAGGAGCAGACCTTCAGCTGGATAGACCTCCAGAAGATGCCGCAGACCACCCTGACCTACGACATCCACTGCGTCACGCACTGGAGCAAGTTCGATACCACCTGGACGGGCATCAGCGTGCCGGAGCTGATGAAGCACATTCAGCTGAAGCCGGGAGCCACCCACGTCATGATTCACAGCGTCGGCGGCTACACCACCAACCTGTCGCTGACCGACTTCGTGCGCGACCAGAATCTGCTGGCCCACGAATTCGGTGCCAGCCCCGATCAGCTCGCGCCGCTGGAAACCGAGCACGGCGGGCCGATGCGTCTGGTGGTGCCGCACCTGTACTTCTGGAAGAGCGCCAAGTGGATCAATGGGCTGGAATTCATCAGTCAGGACGAGGCCGGATTCTGGGAGAAGAACGGCTATCACATGCGCGGCGACCCCTTCAAAGAGGAACGCTATAGCGACTGA
- the mnmA gene encoding tRNA 2-thiouridine(34) synthase MnmA, which produces MTEAAVTHKAIPGAGKRVLCAMSGGVDSSVSAALLKEQGYSVVGAMMRFWPDDKRVDTFDSCCSPDAAYEARRVADQVGVPFYLLDYREQFQQHIVGPFLKEYAAGRTPNPCVNCNTKVKFDELVKKAKLLGCDYVATGHYVKRVDGPSGTEFHRGDDPRKDQTYFLWGTPVSALPYILFPVGTLEKPQVRELAEQHGLLTAQKPESQNICFVPGTVKDFVAEHIPRAAGFIREIGSGEIVGEHMGTQFYTLGQKKGLGLYHTHAVRHVVHLDPGSKTVWVGDYADCLWTGLRASAANYLLPLSEVPDVVEVQVRYRATPVRARVLHKDDSGFELAFEQPQFAVAPGQSAVLYSGSRLLGGGLIEDHVRTLPALPAPKGRELELR; this is translated from the coding sequence GTGACGGAAGCGGCGGTAACACACAAGGCGATACCAGGGGCAGGCAAGCGGGTGCTATGCGCGATGTCGGGCGGCGTGGATTCCAGCGTATCGGCAGCGCTGCTGAAAGAGCAGGGCTACAGCGTGGTCGGCGCGATGATGCGCTTCTGGCCCGACGACAAGCGCGTCGATACCTTCGATAGCTGCTGCTCACCCGACGCCGCTTACGAGGCCCGGCGGGTGGCCGATCAGGTGGGCGTGCCGTTCTATCTGCTCGATTACCGCGAACAGTTCCAGCAGCACATCGTCGGCCCATTTCTGAAGGAGTATGCCGCCGGGCGCACGCCCAATCCGTGTGTCAACTGCAATACCAAGGTCAAATTCGATGAGCTGGTCAAGAAGGCGAAGCTGCTCGGCTGCGATTACGTGGCGACCGGGCATTACGTCAAGCGCGTCGATGGGCCGAGCGGCACCGAGTTTCACCGGGGCGACGATCCGCGCAAAGACCAGACGTATTTCCTCTGGGGAACGCCCGTGTCGGCGCTGCCCTACATCCTGTTTCCGGTGGGCACGCTGGAGAAGCCGCAGGTGCGCGAACTGGCCGAGCAGCACGGCCTCCTGACCGCGCAGAAGCCGGAGAGCCAGAACATCTGCTTTGTGCCGGGCACCGTCAAAGACTTCGTGGCCGAGCATATCCCCAGGGCAGCAGGCTTTATCCGCGAGATCGGCAGCGGTGAGATCGTGGGCGAGCATATGGGCACGCAGTTTTATACCCTGGGCCAGAAGAAAGGCCTGGGGCTGTACCACACGCACGCCGTTCGGCACGTGGTTCATCTCGATCCGGGCAGCAAGACCGTGTGGGTGGGCGACTACGCCGACTGCCTGTGGACGGGTCTGCGGGCCAGCGCCGCCAATTACCTGCTGCCGCTGTCAGAGGTGCCAGACGTGGTGGAAGTGCAGGTGCGTTACCGGGCCACGCCTGTGCGTGCGCGGGTGCTGCACAAAGACGACTCTGGATTCGAGCTGGCCTTCGAGCAGCCGCAGTTCGCGGTGGCCCCCGGTCAGAGCGCGGTGCTGTACAGCGGCTCCAGACTGCTGGGCGGCGGCCTGATCGAAGATCACGTGCGGACGTTGCCAGCCCTGCCAGCCCCGAAAGGCAGAGAACTGGAGTTGCGCTGA
- the panC gene encoding pantoate--beta-alanine ligase — protein MSQPAGVQESSARSVQIVRQPQALRAALAGASSVEFVPTMGFLHQGHANLIRQARAKAGPLGRVVVSIFVNPLQFAPTEDLSRYPRDLERDRTLATQAGADLIFFPEVEDMYPAGFATSVTVGAVSEALEGASRPGHFSGVATVVLKLLNLVGADRAYFGEKDWQQLAVVRQMVRDLNHPTQIVGVPTTRAESGLALSSRNNYLNAEQQQRAAVLARALGAVQAAYSAGERQLDALLAAGQAVLAQEPEVQLDYLQVVDESLVPLTTLPPTDPPSMQISEQLPPPVGAHNLDMPLQPLRVLIAARLFGVRLIDNMPLDSGTTRLGEPGDSTALHGAERV, from the coding sequence ATGAGCCAGCCCGCAGGTGTCCAGGAATCCAGCGCCCGCAGCGTGCAGATCGTCCGGCAACCGCAGGCGCTCCGGGCGGCTCTGGCGGGGGCGTCGAGTGTGGAATTTGTGCCCACGATGGGCTTTCTGCATCAGGGCCACGCCAACCTGATCCGGCAGGCCCGCGCCAAGGCTGGCCCGCTGGGTCGGGTGGTGGTCAGCATCTTCGTCAATCCGCTGCAATTTGCCCCCACCGAAGACCTGTCGCGCTATCCACGCGATCTGGAACGCGACCGCACGCTGGCGACCCAGGCAGGAGCCGACCTGATCTTCTTTCCAGAGGTGGAAGACATGTACCCGGCGGGCTTTGCCACCAGCGTCACGGTGGGCGCGGTGTCAGAGGCTCTGGAAGGCGCGTCGCGGCCCGGCCATTTCAGCGGCGTAGCGACGGTGGTGCTGAAACTGCTGAATCTGGTGGGCGCAGACCGGGCGTATTTCGGAGAGAAAGACTGGCAGCAGCTCGCGGTGGTGCGCCAGATGGTGCGCGATCTGAACCACCCGACCCAGATTGTCGGTGTGCCGACCACCCGCGCCGAGTCGGGGCTGGCCCTGAGCAGCCGCAACAATTACCTGAACGCCGAGCAGCAGCAGCGGGCAGCGGTGCTGGCGCGTGCGCTGGGGGCGGTGCAGGCTGCCTACAGTGCAGGAGAGCGCCAGCTGGACGCGCTTCTGGCGGCGGGTCAGGCGGTACTGGCACAGGAACCCGAGGTGCAGCTCGATTACCTTCAGGTGGTCGATGAGTCGCTGGTGCCTCTGACCACGCTCCCCCCAACAGACCCGCCCTCCATGCAGATTTCCGAACAACTTCCCCCCCCAGTGGGGGCGCATAATCTGGATATGCCCCTGCAACCCCTGAGAGTGCTGATCGCTGCGCGGCTCTTTGGCGTGCGCCTGATCGACAATATGCCGCTCGATTCTGGTACCACGCGGCTGGGCGAACCCGGCGACAGCACGGCCCTGCACGGAGCCGAGCGGGTATGA
- the lysA gene encoding diaminopimelate decarboxylase — protein sequence MLPLSGLTDEQLHQAADRFGTPLYVYSAAELDAALGRVQQAFSGTRIWYAMKANPNLTLLRRMRAAGVGFECVSAGELARAEHIGADAEGILINGPAKSDAEYAAGARLGATFILDRPEEVALLPAHARVLIRVNPGLPVSTHDHLATGAADSKFGVRPDELPATLSALRDAGHTLQGLHLHIGSAIRDAADFGAAFERVAALRAMTGPLEVLDVGGGWGLDADLHGIAAQAQAAAAVFGAALWVEPGRYLVARAGVLLTRVMGHKTTGRAFTLLDAGMTELLRPMLYGAEHPVRALWQGEQQQVSDLAGPACESGDLLGRDVPLPAGATRGDLLALLDAGAYGAAMSSNYLTRPRPAEALWDGQEWQVIRRRETVQEVWAAEE from the coding sequence ATGCTTCCGCTTTCCGGACTCACAGACGAACAACTGCACCAGGCCGCCGACCGCTTCGGCACGCCCCTCTATGTGTACAGCGCCGCCGAACTCGACGCCGCGCTGGGGCGTGTGCAGCAGGCATTTAGCGGCACACGCATCTGGTACGCCATGAAAGCCAATCCCAACCTGACGCTGCTACGGCGCATGCGGGCAGCGGGCGTGGGCTTCGAGTGCGTCAGTGCGGGCGAACTGGCACGGGCCGAACACATCGGGGCAGACGCTGAGGGCATCCTGATCAACGGCCCGGCCAAGTCGGACGCCGAATATGCGGCGGGCGCACGGCTGGGAGCGACGTTTATTCTGGATCGCCCGGAAGAGGTGGCGCTGCTTCCGGCCCACGCACGGGTGCTGATCCGCGTCAATCCGGGCCTGCCTGTGAGTACCCACGACCATCTGGCGACCGGAGCCGCCGACAGCAAGTTCGGCGTGCGCCCAGACGAATTGCCCGCTACCCTATCAGCGCTGCGAGACGCGGGCCACACGCTGCAGGGGCTGCATCTGCACATCGGCAGCGCCATCCGGGACGCTGCCGACTTCGGGGCGGCCTTCGAGCGGGTGGCGGCGCTGCGGGCCATGACCGGGCCGCTGGAAGTGCTGGACGTGGGCGGCGGCTGGGGCCTCGACGCCGATCTGCACGGCATTGCAGCGCAGGCGCAGGCAGCAGCAGCGGTCTTCGGCGCGGCGCTGTGGGTCGAACCGGGCAGATATCTGGTGGCGCGTGCGGGCGTGCTACTGACCCGCGTGATGGGCCACAAAACCACCGGGCGAGCCTTCACGCTGCTCGACGCGGGTATGACCGAGCTGCTCCGTCCGATGCTCTACGGCGCAGAACATCCGGTTCGCGCTCTGTGGCAGGGCGAGCAGCAACAGGTCAGCGATCTGGCTGGCCCGGCCTGCGAGAGCGGCGACCTGCTGGGGCGCGACGTGCCGCTTCCGGCTGGGGCCACACGCGGCGACCTGCTTGCCCTGCTGGATGCAGGGGCTTACGGAGCCGCCATGAGCAGCAACTACCTGACCCGCCCACGCCCCGCCGAAGCGCTGTGGGACGGGCAGGAATGGCAAGTAATTCGGCGACGCGAAACGGTGCAGGAGGTATGGGCAGCCGAGGAATGA
- the purB gene encoding adenylosuccinate lyase translates to MIDRYSTPELRTLWSEASRYRAWLKVELAAMQAQAELGEVPAAAHAELVQKSEHDPLDEAFALRVAEIEAVTRHDIVAFTTALSERYGDAARFIHHGLTSTDVVDTAQNLLLDEALSLIMADVQALQEVCRSQAVAYKHTPTVGRTHGIHAEPMTFGLKFLNWMATLDRDLERLSAARARVRVVMMSGSVGTYAHVSPEVEEKVAAAWGWQVAPVTNQTLARDRHAEVLSAIAIFGTTLEKIAVEIRHLQRSEVREAMEPFGAGQKGSSSMPHKKNPILTENVTGLARLLRGYLVTALENVPLWHERDISHSSAERVILPDATQAASYAARRLTGVLRNLVVFPERMLKNMNDLGGLVFSQRVLHLLIDDKGMAREAAYAVVQRNALQSWETGEGLRDLLSRDPENPLDDSDLDRAFDLQWYLREVDHIFARFGL, encoded by the coding sequence ATGATTGACCGCTACAGTACCCCCGAACTGCGAACCCTTTGGAGCGAAGCCAGCCGCTACCGAGCCTGGCTGAAGGTCGAACTCGCCGCGATGCAGGCGCAGGCCGAACTGGGCGAAGTGCCCGCCGCCGCCCACGCCGAACTGGTGCAGAAGTCGGAACACGATCCGCTGGATGAGGCGTTCGCGCTGCGGGTGGCCGAGATCGAGGCCGTGACCCGCCATGACATCGTGGCGTTTACCACCGCTCTCTCGGAGCGCTACGGCGACGCGGCCCGCTTCATCCACCACGGCCTGACCAGCACCGATGTCGTGGACACCGCCCAGAATCTGCTGCTCGATGAAGCGCTGTCGCTGATTATGGCCGACGTGCAGGCGCTTCAGGAGGTGTGCCGCAGTCAGGCGGTGGCGTACAAGCACACGCCCACGGTGGGCCGCACGCACGGCATCCACGCCGAGCCGATGACCTTCGGCCTGAAGTTCCTGAACTGGATGGCGACGCTGGACCGCGATCTGGAGCGCCTGAGCGCGGCGCGGGCGCGGGTGCGCGTGGTGATGATGTCGGGGTCGGTGGGCACCTACGCGCACGTCTCGCCGGAAGTCGAGGAGAAGGTGGCCGCCGCTTGGGGCTGGCAGGTCGCCCCCGTCACCAATCAGACGCTGGCCCGCGACCGCCACGCCGAAGTGTTGAGTGCGATTGCCATTTTCGGCACCACATTGGAGAAGATCGCCGTCGAGATTCGCCACCTGCAACGCAGCGAGGTGCGCGAGGCGATGGAACCGTTCGGCGCGGGCCAGAAGGGCAGCAGCAGCATGCCGCACAAGAAAAACCCGATCCTGACCGAGAACGTGACCGGACTGGCCCGCCTGCTGCGCGGCTACCTCGTCACGGCGCTGGAAAACGTGCCGCTGTGGCACGAGCGCGACATCAGCCACTCGTCGGCAGAGCGCGTCATTCTGCCCGACGCGACCCAGGCAGCCAGCTACGCGGCACGGCGTCTGACGGGGGTGCTGCGAAATCTGGTGGTGTTCCCCGAGCGCATGCTGAAGAACATGAACGATCTGGGTGGCCTGGTCTTCAGTCAGCGGGTGCTGCACCTGCTGATCGACGACAAGGGCATGGCCCGCGAAGCCGCTTACGCCGTGGTGCAGCGCAACGCCCTGCAAAGCTGGGAAACCGGCGAGGGCCTGCGCGACCTGCTGAGCCGCGACCCGGAAAACCCGCTGGATGACAGCGACCTCGACCGCGCCTTCGATTTGCAGTGGTATCTGCGCGAAGTCGATCATATTTTTGCCCGATTCGGGCTGTAA
- a CDS encoding mismatch-specific DNA-glycosylase, translating to MPDLLAPGLTLILIGSAPSTISARARAYYANPQNKFWRTLHAAGLTPRQFSPHEYPALLELGIGLTDLAKRHAGIDAALPKGAWDQGELLEKLETHRPRLIAFTSKKAASEGLGLPTGKLPYGKQAGLLLGAEVWVMPSTSPLADNHFRLEPWLELGERFREVTGKADG from the coding sequence GTGCCCGATCTGCTGGCACCCGGCCTGACCCTGATTCTGATCGGTTCCGCGCCCAGCACCATCAGTGCGCGGGCGCGGGCTTACTACGCCAATCCTCAGAACAAGTTCTGGCGCACGCTGCATGCGGCAGGGCTGACACCGCGCCAGTTTTCGCCGCACGAGTATCCGGCGCTGCTGGAACTGGGTATCGGCCTGACCGACCTCGCCAAGCGCCACGCCGGAATTGACGCGGCGCTGCCGAAAGGAGCGTGGGATCAGGGCGAGCTGCTGGAAAAGCTGGAGACGCACCGCCCGCGCCTGATCGCCTTCACCAGCAAGAAAGCGGCGTCGGAAGGGCTGGGACTGCCCACCGGAAAGCTGCCGTATGGCAAACAGGCGGGGCTGCTGCTGGGCGCAGAAGTGTGGGTCATGCCGTCTACCAGTCCCCTCGCAGACAACCATTTCAGGCTGGAACCGTGGCTGGAACTGGGGGAGAGGTTCAGAGAGGTGACTGGAAAGGCTGACGGCTGA